The nucleotide sequence CTATCTGGTGGCCGGGATTTTGCCGTTTATCTTTCTGCTGCTCTTTGGCTACGGCATCACGCTGGATGCGGGCGTGCTGCGCCTGGGCGTGCTGGACCAGAGCGGCGGGCAACATGCCCTGAGCCTTGCGGCCGACTTTGCCCACTCGCCCTGGTTTGCCACGCGCCCTGTGGGCAATATGGCGGAGGCCGGGCGTCTTATGCGCGACTCTGCCGTGCAGGGCGTACTTGTAATCCAGCAGGATTTTGACAGGCAGCTGGAGCGCGGCAGCGCTGGAGCCGTGCAACTGCTGGTTGACGGGTCGGAGCCGAACACGGCCCAGTATATCCAGAATTACAGTCAGGGGCTGATCATCTCATGGCAGCGCACGGCCCTGCCTGGCGGTACGGCTGCGGCTCTGCCCATCAATATCCAGCCCCGGTTCTGGTACAATCCTGCGGCCAAAAGCGTGCAGTTTCTTGTGCCGGGGGCCATCACGGTCATCATGACCCTCATCGGCACGCTGCTTACCTCGCTGGTGTTTGCGCGCGAGTGGGAGCGCGGCACCATGGAGGCCATGTTCGCCACGCCTGTCAGCCGCATGCAGCTGCTGCTGGGCAAGCTGATTCCGTACTTCTGCATGGGCATGTTCAGCATGGCCCTGTGCGCTTTGGCGGCGGTAACCCTGTTTGCCGTGCCGTTTCGCGGCTCTTTGTGGGTGCTTGTGCTGCTGGCGGCTGTATTTATGCTGAGCGCACTGGGGCAGGGGCTGCTTATTTCCGTGACTTTGCGCGGACAGCTGGTGGCTGCGGAGGCCGGGTTGTTTTCCGGCTTTTTGCCTGCCTTGCTGCTGTCGGGCTTTGTGTTTGACATCAACAGCATGCCCCCCGTGCTTCAGGCCCTGACGCGGCTTTTGCCCGCAAGATATTTTAACACCTGTCTGCGCACCATATTTCTGACCGGCGACGTGTGGGCGGTCTTTGCCCCCAGTCTGCTCTTTATGGGGCTGCTTGCCGGGCTGCTGCTGGGGCTTGTGTACCGTAACCTTGTCAAAAGGCTGGATGCGTGATGGCAAGGATAGCCCTTCCCCGTCTCAACCTGCGGCGCATGGCCACCATTGTGCGCAAGGAACTGCTGGTCTTGCTGTGCAACAAGGTCTCGCGCATGCTCATCATTGTGCCGCCGCTCATGCAGATTGTCATTTTTGGCTGGGCGGCCACCATGGAGGTGCGCAATGTGGACGTGGCCGTGCTCAACCGGGACAGCGGCAACTGGAGCCGCGAGATCGTGCGCAGGCTGCAGGGGTCGCACACCTTCAGCAGCGTGACCTTTCTGGATGGCGAGGCGGATATTCGCCCGACCATCGAGCGGCAGCAGGCATTGTTTGTCATGGTCTTTGACGAGGAATTTTCCCGCCGGGTGGATGCAGGTCTGCCCGCGCAGATGCAGGTGATTCTTGACGGCAGGCGCTCCAACGCGGCCCAGATCGCCTCGTATTATCTCGAAACCATCGTGCGCGGCATTGGTGAATCCACGCCCGCAGGGGCCGCCGCCCAAAGCGCAGCCGCACCCCGGCTTGATGTTCGCGTGCGCTGCTGGTTTAACCCCAATCTTGAATTTCAGTGGTTCTTTTTACCCAACCTCATCGGCATGCTGAGCTTTATGCTGGGGCTGGTGGTGACGGGGCTTTCCGTAGCGCGCGAGCGCGAGGTGGGCACGTTTGACCAGCTGCTGGTTTCGCCCGCCACGCCTACCGAGATAGCGCTTGCCAAGCTGGTTCCGGGGTGTCTGGTTGGCCTGGTGCACGGAACCATCTTTCTGTTTATCTCTGTTTTTGGCTTTGGCGTGCCGTTTACGGGCTCGCTGGTGCTGCTGTATGTGGCCATGCTGGTTTTTGCCATGGCCTCGGGCGGGGTGGGGCTTATGGTGTCGTCGCTGTCGGCAACGCAGCAGCAGGCCTTTTTGGGGGCCTTTACGGTGGGGGTGCCGTGCATCCTCATCTCCGGCGCAGTCACGCCGGTCATCAACATGCCGCCGTTTTTGCAGTACGCCAGCCAGCTCAACCCCATGCGCCATTTTACCACCATTGTGCAGGGCGTGTTTCTCAAGGACATCACCGTGGCGGCGGCTGCCGTCAACCTGGGCAAGATTGCCTGCATCAGCGCGGTGGCCGTGAGCGTTGCCGTGTGGATGTTCAAGCGCAAGGCCTGAGGGGAGGCCCCGGCGGTCAAAGCCTGCCGGGCGGCTGCCGGGGCGGGCGTCAGCTTTCGGGGTTTGCCGGGGGGGCTGCTGCTGGCTGCTGCTTGCGCGCGGGCGTCGGGGCCGGTTTTTTTATGGAAGAAACCACGGCACGGGGTGCACGGTGCGCTCTGCCCACAATAAGTGCAATAACTACGATAGAATAGAGATATCCCGTAAAGCCCACCAGCACTGTGGCGTTTTTGGCTATCCAGGTTTTGGGCGTGATGTCGCCGTAACCGATGGTGAGGATGGTCACGTAGCTGAAGTAAAACAGGTCGTTAACGGCCTGATCGCCCGTTCCCAGACCGTTGAATGAACCGGGATGGTAAAATTCGATGCCCAGAAACAAAAAATAGCCGCAATATCCGATAAGCAGCAGGCCGCATACCGCCGCGTAGACGATCTTGATGGTGATCATCTGCGCGTGCGCGATCTGCCGGAATACCTCAAACATGATGCTGCCAAAAAAGCACAGATAGAGCAGCAGCATTTCTTCCTTGAGGCTTTTGATAAAAAACAGATCCATGGCTCTGCCCACAAGCAGCAGCGCGCCAAACAGCAGGGCCAGCCGCAGGATGCGCGGCCTGAACTCAAAAAGAACCATGGCCGCCAGCAGCTGGATGGGCAGATAGATGGCCTGCGCGTAGCCCCGGTAAATATTGTCGGGAAACAGAATGTTCAGAACAAACACGCACCACAGCGAGAGCATGAGCAGTTCAAAACGGTGTTCGTAAAGGCGGGTGCGGAGTGCGCGAATTTTTAGCATATAATCCTCATCCCTTGCATACTACAGGCAGGCGGGCGGCTCGGCAAGCGCCAGCGCCGGACAGCGCTGTGGACAGACTGGCTGAAGCGCCGTACCCTGCGCCGATACGCGATTTTACGGAGAATGCCATGCTTCAAAGCTTTAGCCGTGCTTTTGCGCGGGCGCTGCCCCTGCTGTTGCTGGCGGTATGCGTCGCCGCGCAGGCCCACGCCGTGCCCCTGACCACAAAATACTACGGCCTTGACCTGCCGCAGGACTGGGTGGTGGTGAGCGGCCCGGTCAAGGTTCAGGAGGCTATACAGGTTGTCATGGGGCAAAAGGACCACAAAAGCTCGGCGCTTATCATCGTGGGACCCGCCAATGCCGGTGAAGCGGAGCAGGCCGCCAGGGGCAACGCCAAACGTCTGGGCGGTACAGCACCAGTGCTGCGCAACGGTCAGTGGGAATTTACCTTTGAGCAAAAGGGGGTAAAGGGCTACGGCATTGTGCGCGAGGATGCGCAGTCCAAACTTTTGCTCATGCTTGTGGTCAGCGGCGATCTGCGCATGGCCAGCTTTGTGTATAACATGCGCGGGCCGTATCGGGCCTTGATGCCCCAGCCCCCGCAGTTGCCCTGATTTTGGCGTAGAGCCCGCTTTCATCGGGAAATGAAGTTGATTCAACGGCGTGCGTATGGCTTTCGCAACTTCGAAAATTACCGATTGCGAGTGCGCGTTTTGTGCTGCTGAAATGGCTGGGGAATCGTTCAGAAACCTGTCGGGAAAACTGCCCGTTGAAGGGGCTTGCCCCCGTCTTTGGTGTAGACCCGGCTTGCCCCCGTCTTTGGTGTAGAGCCTTGAATGTCGGCTTTTTTGTACAAAAAAAGGACTTGCGGAGTATTCCGTAAGTCCTTTAATTCTTTGTGGAGCCCTTGATCAGGATTGAACTGATGACCTCATCCTTACCAAGGATGCACTCTACCGACTGAGCTACAAGGGCGTAGCAACGAAGAAAGCTTCTATCCTAACCGTTGTGGATCGTCAAGCATTCCTTCACAATTTTTTTCTTTTTTTAAAAACACGCAGGTCTTGGAATGCCCGGCCCCTTTAGTCGGTCAGCATTTTGTGGATAGCGCGGAACAGTGCCCTGCGGGCGTGCGGGGCGCTGTTGCCGGCGGCTTCCTTGCGCGCGGCAAGGGCCATGGTGCGCAGTTCGCCCGCCTCAAGCGGCTTTTCGCCTGCCGCTACGGGCGCGTCTTCCGCAGGCTGGGCGGCCTTTGGCCTGGTTGCCAGCAGGGTTTCCACCAGGTCTGTCAGCTCCTCCTCGTCGGCGGAGAGCAGTCGGTCGCGCCACTGCTCGGCCTTGTGCAGGGCGGCGGTGGCGGCTGCGGAAACCTCGCGGCGCGCATCCAGCATCGCCCGAATGGGCGCGGGGTCGATCTCGCGCATGACGCGGCCGATAAACTGCATCTGACGGCGGCGGCCCTCGTGATCGCCAATGCGCGAGTAGAGCGTCAGCGCCTCCTTGAGATCGGCTGGCAGGTCAAGGCTTTTGACCTCCTGGGGTCCAAGGCGCGTCAGCTCCTCGCCCATGTTTTGCAGGGCAATGCTCTGACGTTTTTTTTCAGAGCGGCTGGGCGTCAGGGAGTCGAACCCATCCGCCTCGTCGCTGGATTTCCATTGATACTGATTTTTGCGCGGCATGCCGTCTCCGTCAGATGTAAATGCCCAGCAGCACGCCGATCAGCACGACCGGCGAAATGATGCCGTTGAGTGTAAAAAACGCCGTGTTCACGTGGCGCAGGTCCTGGGGTTTCATGAGCCTGTGTTCAACGAGCAGCATGACGCTGATGCCCAGCCACACAACGTACCACGGCCACGAAAGCCCGGCGGCAAAGCCCGCCAGCAGCAGAAATATGGACGTCATGGCGTGCGAAAAAGCGGCCACAGTCAGCGCCGTATCCGGCCCCAGCGAGGCTGGCACGGAATGCAGCTCAAAGGCCACGTCAAAGTCCATGTCCTGAAAGGCATAATAGATGTCAAAGGCAGCCACCCAAAAGGTCACGCCCCAAAACAGCAGCACCGGCGCAAGCCCCAGGCTCGTTGGGTTGACCGAAAGCCAGCCCGCTAGCGGTGCAAGCCCCAGAGTCGCCCCAAGCCAGAAGTGGCAAAGGGCCGTAAAGCGCTTGAGCACGCTGTAGATGGCTGCAAACAGCAGCGCAGGCACGGAGAGCCACAGGCATACGGTGTTGAGCGCTGCGCATGCGGCAATAAAAATAACGGCCATCAGCGCGCAAAAGGCCCAGGTTTGTCCCTTGCTGATGACGCCTGTAACCAGGGGGCGCTGCTGCGTGCGCGGGTTGTCGCTGTCAAAGGGCAGGTCGGCCAGCCGGTTGAAGGCCATGGCAAACGAGCGTGCCGCGATCATGCCGATGGTCAGAAAAACAAGGCTGCGGGCAGAGGGAAGCCCCCGCGCGGCCAAAAAAGCGCCAGCCCAGGCGTAGGGCAGGGCAAAAACAGAGTGCTCGATCTTGATCATCCGGCAGATGTCGCCAAACTGGCCAAAAGGCGTGGAAAGCCTCATGCCGGAGAGCGAAAAAAAACGCATGTGTTCTCCTTAACCGCCGCAGTCGGCGGGGTCGCCCTGCAGTTTGGCAAGGGCGTGGGGCAGGGCGGGCAGCACGGCGGCAAGGTTTTCCACAACGGCCTTGCGGCTGCCCGGCAGGTTGATGATGATGCTTTGCCCCAGCGTGCCTGCGGCCGCGCGCGATATGACCGCGTGCGGCGTTTTGGCAAGGCTGGCGACCAGCATGGCCTGTGTAAAGCCCGGCAGGGGCGTATCAAGCAGGGCGGCGGTGATTTGCGGCGTTATGTCCCGCGGCGAAAGCCCCGTGCCGCCGGTGGTGCAGATGATGTCAAAACCCATGCTCAGGGCCAGGTCGGTGAGCAGGGCGCGCAGCTGGGCCGGTTCGTCCGGCAGCAAAAAACCCTGGCTGTGGCACAGCGGCATGGCGGAGCCAATCATCTCGGCAATGGTCGGGCCGCTCAGGTCAAGCCTCTGGCCGCGTGCGCCCTTGTCGGAAAGCGTCACCCAGGCAAGGCTGTGCCCGGTCTTGCGCGCAGTAACTTCAAGCGGCCCCTCTGGCAGGTCGGTGAGCGCGGTCAAAAACAGGCACTGGGCAGCATGGGCCGCCTGCCAGGGTTCTTCTCCATTGCCGCCGAGGGCCGACATTCCCGGAGGCAGGGGCATCCAGGCGCGCCCGGTAACCTTGAGCAGGGCCGTGCCGCAGGCTCCGCAAAAACATGTGCCCACCCTCAGGTGCGGCACAGCCCACGGTTCGGGCGTCATGAGGCCGTGACTGCGGCAAAAATCTGTATCCGTGGCGGCGACTGGCAGCAGGGGCAGACATTGGCCCCGCTTGCAGGCGTGGACGTGCAGCAGGATATTCATACGTTGCTCCGAAGGGCTGACCGATGGGATGCTATCGGATTGGAGTGGGCAATAGATTATTGTAGCCGCAAGCGCAATGGGTTACAAGTCCGATACGCGCCCGGCTTGCGCGACCTGCGCGTTGTGAAGTTTTTTCTTTGCCTGCGCGCAGCCCTTGCTGCCCCGCGCGGGCGGCCCCCCCACGCTGCCGTGCAGCGTCATTTTCGTGTATCAAGGAGTATCCCATGAGTACCCGCAGCCAGGATCAGACCCAGGACCTGAAGGTTCTCGGCACAGGCCGGCTTCAGTCCCCGGAAGGCGGCCCCAGCGTAGCCTTGCTGGAGGCCTTTCCCAACTGCTTTCCCCAGCGTCCCTATGTGATCAGCATCAGCTTTCCCGAATTTACGTCGTTGTGCCCGGTGACCGGCCAGCCCGACTGCGGCACCATCACCGTGGAATATATCCCCGACGAACTGTGCGTGGAATCCAAGAGCTTCAAGCTCTACATGTTCGCCTTCCGCAATCACCAGTCCTTTATGGAAACCATCACCAACAATGTGCTGGAAGACCTGCGCACCCTGCTTAAT is from Desulfovibrio desulfuricans and encodes:
- a CDS encoding ABC transporter permease, with amino-acid sequence MTMQRNIWLRQLFALVGKEFQQIVRDPSSYLVAGILPFIFLLLFGYGITLDAGVLRLGVLDQSGGQHALSLAADFAHSPWFATRPVGNMAEAGRLMRDSAVQGVLVIQQDFDRQLERGSAGAVQLLVDGSEPNTAQYIQNYSQGLIISWQRTALPGGTAAALPINIQPRFWYNPAAKSVQFLVPGAITVIMTLIGTLLTSLVFAREWERGTMEAMFATPVSRMQLLLGKLIPYFCMGMFSMALCALAAVTLFAVPFRGSLWVLVLLAAVFMLSALGQGLLISVTLRGQLVAAEAGLFSGFLPALLLSGFVFDINSMPPVLQALTRLLPARYFNTCLRTIFLTGDVWAVFAPSLLFMGLLAGLLLGLVYRNLVKRLDA
- a CDS encoding ABC transporter permease, producing the protein MARIALPRLNLRRMATIVRKELLVLLCNKVSRMLIIVPPLMQIVIFGWAATMEVRNVDVAVLNRDSGNWSREIVRRLQGSHTFSSVTFLDGEADIRPTIERQQALFVMVFDEEFSRRVDAGLPAQMQVILDGRRSNAAQIASYYLETIVRGIGESTPAGAAAQSAAAPRLDVRVRCWFNPNLEFQWFFLPNLIGMLSFMLGLVVTGLSVAREREVGTFDQLLVSPATPTEIALAKLVPGCLVGLVHGTIFLFISVFGFGVPFTGSLVLLYVAMLVFAMASGGVGLMVSSLSATQQQAFLGAFTVGVPCILISGAVTPVINMPPFLQYASQLNPMRHFTTIVQGVFLKDITVAAAAVNLGKIACISAVAVSVAVWMFKRKA
- a CDS encoding potassium channel family protein, whose amino-acid sequence is MLKIRALRTRLYEHRFELLMLSLWCVFVLNILFPDNIYRGYAQAIYLPIQLLAAMVLFEFRPRILRLALLFGALLLVGRAMDLFFIKSLKEEMLLLYLCFFGSIMFEVFRQIAHAQMITIKIVYAAVCGLLLIGYCGYFLFLGIEFYHPGSFNGLGTGDQAVNDLFYFSYVTILTIGYGDITPKTWIAKNATVLVGFTGYLYSIVVIALIVGRAHRAPRAVVSSIKKPAPTPARKQQPAAAPPANPES
- the yjgA gene encoding ribosome biogenesis factor YjgA; translated protein: MPRKNQYQWKSSDEADGFDSLTPSRSEKKRQSIALQNMGEELTRLGPQEVKSLDLPADLKEALTLYSRIGDHEGRRRQMQFIGRVMREIDPAPIRAMLDARREVSAAATAALHKAEQWRDRLLSADEEELTDLVETLLATRPKAAQPAEDAPVAAGEKPLEAGELRTMALAARKEAAGNSAPHARRALFRAIHKMLTD
- a CDS encoding UbiA-like polyprenyltransferase, which encodes MRFFSLSGMRLSTPFGQFGDICRMIKIEHSVFALPYAWAGAFLAARGLPSARSLVFLTIGMIAARSFAMAFNRLADLPFDSDNPRTQQRPLVTGVISKGQTWAFCALMAVIFIAACAALNTVCLWLSVPALLFAAIYSVLKRFTALCHFWLGATLGLAPLAGWLSVNPTSLGLAPVLLFWGVTFWVAAFDIYYAFQDMDFDVAFELHSVPASLGPDTALTVAAFSHAMTSIFLLLAGFAAGLSWPWYVVWLGISVMLLVEHRLMKPQDLRHVNTAFFTLNGIISPVVLIGVLLGIYI
- a CDS encoding MogA/MoaB family molybdenum cofactor biosynthesis protein translates to MNILLHVHACKRGQCLPLLPVAATDTDFCRSHGLMTPEPWAVPHLRVGTCFCGACGTALLKVTGRAWMPLPPGMSALGGNGEEPWQAAHAAQCLFLTALTDLPEGPLEVTARKTGHSLAWVTLSDKGARGQRLDLSGPTIAEMIGSAMPLCHSQGFLLPDEPAQLRALLTDLALSMGFDIICTTGGTGLSPRDITPQITAALLDTPLPGFTQAMLVASLAKTPHAVISRAAAGTLGQSIIINLPGSRKAVVENLAAVLPALPHALAKLQGDPADCGG
- the queF gene encoding preQ(1) synthase yields the protein MSTRSQDQTQDLKVLGTGRLQSPEGGPSVALLEAFPNCFPQRPYVISISFPEFTSLCPVTGQPDCGTITVEYIPDELCVESKSFKLYMFAFRNHQSFMETITNNVLEDLRTLLNPCWCRVKGLFAPRGGTRIHVFAETFKDGMPEEQNRLVREAVAAWKSEPDPHRP